From a region of the Lactuca sativa cultivar Salinas chromosome 4, Lsat_Salinas_v11, whole genome shotgun sequence genome:
- the LOC111918976 gene encoding uncharacterized protein LOC111918976, producing MADEAPTSQDLAPNGNQAPASVDATIDSTGQGGTASSCNNNNAVETSGLTSDGEREKSLEYAEELMDRGSKANKEEDYAEATDCFSRALEIRAAHYGELAPECVRSYYKYGCALLYKAQEESDPLVSGTVSKKESTEKGSTKSAESGETSVSSKTKEVEDQDEDDEGSEGEDEEEDESDLDLAWKMLDVARAISEKQPGDTMEKVDILSALAEVALEREDVETSLSDYLKALSMLERLAEPDSRHIAELNFRICLCLEIGSKGQEAIPYCQKAISVCKSRLKRLKSEVESLSGNCESSVLGRQSSNASQTNDPISEKEKEIEILTGLSTELEKKLEDLEQIVSNPSSILSDILGMMAARGGGEGSSGGSSSRIGAGDSFGFGSTTVSTTQTTTGGGGVTHLGVVGRGVKRVSMSTTGTESSPAKKVASDPTADNDAT from the exons ATGGCGGACGAAGCTCCGACTTCACAAGATCTTGCACCAAACGGCAATCAAGCGCCTGCATCTGTTGATGCCACCATCGACTCCACAGGTCAGGGTGGCACAGCCTCTTCGTGCAACAACAATAACGCTGTCGAGACATCGGGGCTGACGTCCGATGGAGAAAGGGAGAAGTCACTCGAGTACGCTGAAGAGTTGATGGACAGAGGATCGAAGGCTAACAAAGAAGAAGACTACGCCGAAGCTACTGATTGCTTCAGTCGTGCCCTAGAAATCAG AGCTGCGCATTATGGCGAGCTTGCACCTGAATGTGTGAGATCATATTACAAATACGGATGTGCACTTCTATACAAAGCTCAAGAGGAATCCGATCCATTAGTCTCTGGTACTGTTTCCAAGAAAGAATCCACTGAAAAAGGATCCACTAAATCAGCTGAAAGTGGGGAAACTTCTGTTTCAAGCAAAACTAAAGAAG tggaagatcaagatgaagatgatgaaggaAGTGAGGgtgaggatgaagaagaagacgaaTCTGACCTTGATTTAGCTTGGAAAATGCTTGATGTCGCAAGGGCAATTTCGGAAAAACAACCAGGCGACACAATGGAGAAAGTAGACATTCTTTCAGCTTTAGCAGAGGTAGCCTTGGAAAGAG AGGATGTTGAAACTTCCCTGAGTGATTATCTGAAAGCTTTATCAATGTTGGAACGCCTAGCTGAACCAGACAGTCGCCACATAGCCGAACT GAACTTTCGGATATGTTTATGCTTAGAAATCGGGTCAAAGGGTCAAGAAGCAATTCCTTATTGTCAAAAGGCGATTTCAGTTTGCAAATCTCGTTTAAAGAGGCTTAAAAGTGAAGTGGAAAGTTTATCTGGGAATTGTGAATCGAGTGTTCTTGGTAGACAATCTTCTAATGCTTCACAAACGAATGATCCgatttctgaaaaagaaaaagagattgagATTCTCACTGGTCTTTCTACTGAGCTTGAAAAAAAG cttgaagatttggagcaaATTGTATCAAACCCATCATCCATACTATCCGACATACTTGGAATGATGGCGGCAAGAGGCGGAGGAGAGGGTTCTAGTGGCGGCAGTTCTTCACGGATTGGAGCTGGTGACAGTTTCGGGTTCGGGTCAACTACCGTTTCAACAACTCAAACCACCACCGGTGGTGGCGGAGTGACACATCTTGGGGTGGTGGGGAGGGGGGTGAAGCGGGTGTCCATGAGCACAACTGGAACTGAATCTTCTCCAGCAAAAAAAGTTGCATCTGATCCAACGGCTGATAATGAtgcaacttga